The Deltaproteobacteria bacterium genomic sequence GGGCGCAGTCCACATCGAGCGAATGAACATCTTCAGGACCGATAAAGTAAACAAGGGTGGGTGCATTGTAAAAAACATTGAACTGCTCGTCACGCAGATAGGATTCATAGTTTTTCAGAGGTGAGTCAGGATTTTGTTCAAGATCGGAAAGGAGATTCCCCTTACTTTCATCAGAGAGATTTCTGATGTAATCACGGTTCTGAACAATGATAAACCGGCATGGCTGGCCGTTCATCGCTGTCGGGGCAAGACAGGTATCCTGGATGATTTCTTTTATTATTGATAAAGGCACATCCTTGTTCTGGAAATCCCTGATGGAACGCCTGTTTGTTAAGAGTGTCTTAAAATCCATGTTTATTCTCCTTTGCTGCTATGTGAACGACGGTTTATTTCCGATCTTGTCAAGTATCGTTCCTACCTTTATACCCCGTTTATGGGCGTTTAATAGTGCTTTTGCGATGGGCGTAGATGTGAAGGAGTATGCCTGGACGAGGATTTCAGATTTGGCTTTGACGATCTGACTGATTATTGCTTCTGTGCAGCCGCCCCGAGGGGAGAAGTAGACCTGTGTCGGCGTTTTGTTCAGGATGAGGTCGGTCGCGTGGGATGTTTGATATA encodes the following:
- a CDS encoding nitroreductase family protein, with the protein product MDFKTLLTNRRSIRDFQNKDVPLSIIKEIIQDTCLAPTAMNGQPCRFIIVQNRDYIRNLSDESKGNLLSDLEQNPDSPLKNYESYLRDEQFNVFYNAPTLVYFIGPEDVHSLDVDCALTVAYFMFSATSRGLGTCWIGLGAHIRDRKILDDIGVPVDCQIVSPIIVGYPAGIPPASERHAPDIVKVI
- a CDS encoding phospholipase D-like domain-containing protein; protein product: MKKRILWIIISFNFIIFPLYQTSHATDLILNKTPTQVYFSPRGGCTEAIISQIVKAKSEILVQAYSFTSTPIAKALLNAHKRGIKVGTILDKIGNKPSFT